The proteins below are encoded in one region of Desulfobotulus mexicanus:
- the mrdA gene encoding penicillin-binding protein 2 encodes MVSDLEYLKSKETDGYRRRLMILFAIAAGFFLLLLMRLFYLQIFQGHEYARLSENNCIRLQSIPPHRGLIYDRHGTLLVDNRPAYDLMIVPGDAGNIIEVLERLSDLTGIAVSDFQSRLESQRGPGFRAVLLRQDLDRDAVGLISARRYDLPGVRIEAKPRRQYMYPGLAAHLIGYLGEVSSNELQRPENKDLRGGDFIGKTGAERVYDAVLRGERGGRQVEVNARGQVIRILQTVPAKPGGSLYLALDRDLQGRTEDLMKDRVGAVVALDPTNGQVLAMVSSPSFDQNLFARGIRTDEWRSLAQNPHRPMENKAIQGLYPPASTYKMISAIAALEEGVVDSETRFFCSGSLRFGDRDFRCWRRTGHGNLNLREALERSCDVYFYNVAQRLGVDRLAWYARAAGFGRRTGVDLDHEEAGLVPTAAWKRRRTGVSWQAGETLSVIIGQGYNLATCMQAALMAAALGNGGILYRPQVALEIRKAGGEVVRPFTPEVTGRLPVSPENLELVRLSMRDVVHAPQGTARGIRTSEFDMGGKTGTAQVLSRRTEEEETSSRPGFEPHAWFVAFAPYDDPRIAVAVIVEHGEGGARVAAPIAAEVMRSYLVGSGEK; translated from the coding sequence ATGGTATCCGATCTTGAATATTTAAAAAGCAAGGAGACGGACGGATACCGTCGCAGGCTCATGATTTTATTTGCCATTGCAGCTGGGTTTTTTCTGCTGCTGCTGATGCGCCTCTTTTATCTCCAGATTTTTCAGGGCCATGAGTATGCCCGCCTTTCCGAAAATAACTGTATCCGCCTTCAGAGTATTCCTCCCCACAGGGGACTTATCTATGACCGCCACGGGACCCTTCTGGTGGATAACAGGCCCGCTTATGATCTTATGATTGTTCCTGGTGACGCCGGAAATATCATCGAGGTGCTGGAACGGCTTTCTGATCTTACCGGAATTGCCGTTTCTGATTTTCAAAGTCGCCTTGAAAGCCAGCGGGGGCCGGGTTTCAGGGCTGTTCTTCTTCGTCAGGATCTGGACAGGGATGCTGTTGGGCTTATCAGTGCCAGGCGTTATGATCTGCCGGGTGTACGCATAGAAGCCAAACCCAGGCGTCAGTATATGTATCCGGGCCTTGCAGCTCACCTCATAGGTTATCTTGGAGAGGTCAGTTCGAATGAACTCCAGCGGCCTGAGAACAAGGATCTCAGGGGTGGTGACTTTATTGGTAAAACAGGGGCTGAAAGGGTGTATGATGCAGTACTCCGGGGGGAACGGGGCGGGCGTCAGGTGGAAGTGAATGCCCGTGGGCAGGTGATACGTATTCTGCAGACCGTACCTGCGAAACCTGGTGGAAGTCTCTATCTTGCTTTGGACAGGGATCTGCAGGGCCGTACGGAAGATCTCATGAAAGACCGGGTCGGGGCTGTTGTTGCACTGGATCCCACCAATGGTCAGGTGCTTGCAATGGTATCCAGCCCTTCCTTTGATCAGAACCTTTTTGCCAGAGGTATCCGCACGGATGAATGGCGATCCCTTGCACAAAATCCCCATCGTCCCATGGAAAATAAAGCAATTCAGGGCTTATATCCGCCTGCATCAACTTATAAGATGATTTCTGCCATTGCAGCCCTTGAAGAAGGAGTTGTGGACAGTGAAACCCGTTTTTTCTGTTCCGGTTCCTTACGTTTCGGAGACCGGGATTTTCGTTGCTGGAGGAGAACCGGTCATGGAAATTTGAATTTGCGGGAAGCCCTGGAGCGCTCCTGCGACGTATATTTTTATAATGTTGCCCAGCGTCTGGGGGTTGACAGGCTTGCCTGGTATGCAAGGGCTGCGGGGTTTGGCCGGAGAACTGGCGTGGATCTTGACCATGAAGAGGCGGGACTGGTGCCGACGGCTGCCTGGAAACGACGCAGAACTGGCGTTTCATGGCAGGCAGGCGAAACCCTTTCTGTCATCATCGGACAGGGCTACAATTTGGCTACCTGCATGCAGGCAGCTTTGATGGCAGCTGCTCTGGGTAACGGAGGGATTTTGTACCGGCCTCAGGTTGCCCTTGAAATCCGGAAGGCGGGGGGAGAGGTTGTGCGGCCTTTTACACCGGAGGTGACCGGCCGCCTGCCCGTAAGTCCTGAGAATCTGGAGCTGGTGAGACTATCCATGAGGGATGTTGTGCATGCCCCGCAGGGGACAGCCCGGGGTATCCGGACCTCCGAGTTTGATATGGGTGGAAAAACAGGTACGGCTCAGGTTCTCAGCCGCAGAACAGAAGAGGAGGAGACTTCTTCAAGGCCGGGTTTTGAGCCTCATGCCTGGTTTGTTGCCTTTGCACCCTATGATGATCCCAGGATAGCTGTGGCTGTGATTGTGGAGCATGGTGAAGGGGGAGCCAGAGTGGCGGCTCCCATTGCTGCGGAAGTGATGCGGAGTTACCTTGTTGGGTCAGGAGAAAAATGA